TTTTATTCTCAGTCGCGATATAAAATCGCTGCTACGCAGATGGTTGGTGCTTGTTATTTGGTGTTGGTCGTGTAGGAGCTACTTTATGTAGCGAGGGTTTTATTCTCAGTCGCGATATAAAATCGCTGCTACGCTGATATCTGACGCTTGTTGTTTGGTGCTTATTGTTTGGTGTTGGTCGTGTAGGAGCTACTTTATGTAGCGAGGGTTTTATTCTCAGTCGCGATATAAAATCGCTGCTACGCAGATGTGTGGTGCTTGTTGTTTGGTGCTTATTGTTTGATGTTGGTCGTGTAGGAGCTGCTTTATGCTGCGAGGGTTTTATTCTCAGTCGCGATATAAAATCGCTGCTACGCTGATGCTTGTTGTTTGGTGCTTATTGTTTGGTGTTGGTCGTGTAGGAGCTGCTTTATGCTGCGAGGGTTTTATTCTCAGTCGCGATATAAAATCGCTGCTACGCTGATGCTTGTTGTTTGGTGCTTATTGTTTGGTGCTTATTGTTTGGTGTTGGTCGTGTAGGAGCTACTTTATGTAGCGAGGGTTTTATTCTCAGTCGCGATATAAAATCGCTGCTACGCAGATGTGTGGTGCTTGTTGTTTGGTGCTTATTGTTTGATGTTGGTCGTGTAGGAGCTGCTTTATGCTGCGAGGGTTTTATTCTCAGTCGCGATATAAAATCGCTGCTACTTGGTGTTTATTGTGTAGGGGTGCTATGTGCGTAAAAATAAAAAGTGAGGAATACATTTATAGAAAGAGTGGGGCGACTGATGGGACTTGAACCCACGACAACCGGAATCACAATCCAGGGCTCTACCAACTGAGCTACAGCCGCCACAAAAGAATTGAACACCTCGTTTGGTGTGGCGCGCATAATACATAAGTTTTTTCCAAATGCAAAGGGAAATATCGAAAAAACTTAATAAAAGTTTTTTTTTGGAGATTATTTCCGCATACAGCAAATATTCATATATCCTATGTATGATCCAGCCGATCTAATGATAAATAACTGCTTAATATAAAAAGGGGGATGAGTATGGAAGCTGTTTGGAAATGGGTTAATGAGAACTCAGATTTAATCTTACACTATGTGCTTCAAGGCGTTATAGCACTAATAATTTTCTTCGTTGGCTTAAAACTAGCTAAGTTCAGTGCTGATCTCACTGAAAAAGCATTTAGTAAACGCAAAGTAGATAAAGCGGTAGGTTCATTCGTTGCCAATATTGCTTACGCTATTGTCTTTGCCGCGACACTGCTTATGGCATTATCTCAGGTTGGTATTGAAACCACCTCATTCATTGCTATTCTAGGTGCAGCCGGTTTGGCTGTTGGTCTTGCCCTGCAAGGTTCACTTTCTAATTTTGCATCTGGCGTACTTATTATTATGCTACGTCCGTTCAAGTCTGGTGACTATATTGAAGCGGGCGGCAGAGCAGGTAGCGTACAAAAGATAGAAATCTTCTCTACCGAGCTTCGTACCCCTGATAACAAAGTAATTGTTATGCCAAACTCTTCGATTATGTCTGGTGCAATTGTGAACTACTCGCGTGAAAAAACACGTCGTATTGACCTTGTTATTGGTGTTGGCTATGACGCAGACCTAAGAGAAGCAAAAGCGGTATTAAAGTCTGTACTAGACAATGAACCAAGAATTCTTAAAGAGCCTGCGTACACTGTTGCGGTACTAGAGCTTGCGGATTCAAGTGTTAACTTTGTCGTTCGCCCTTGGGTTAAAACAGAAGAGTACTGGCCAACGTATTTCACGTTAGTGGAAAATATTAAAATTGCGCTAGACGAAGCCGATATCACCATTCCATTCCCGCAAATGGATGTTCACCTACACAAAGATCAGTAAAAGGTTAGTTAGAAATGAAATTAAAGGTTTTAACCTGTTGTATTCTTGTTGCAGCAAGCGCTAATGCAGCGGCAGAAGGCAAAGCTAAGAAGCCAAAGAAAGTTTGGGATGTAACCAGTGAAGTGGGTGCGATTATCACCAGTGGTAACACAGAAACAACAACCCTAAAAGGTGGGATCAAAGCTAAGCACAACCTAACTAACTGGAACAACGAGTACAAGTTAGATGGCTTCTACAAAGAAGACACGCGTGAAAACGATGCGGGTGTAGATGTTACATCTCGCACTAACGAAAAATACTCAGCGTCAGTTCAAGGTAACTACAAGTTAAATGAAGATAACAGCCATTTATTCGTGTTTGGCTCTTATGTTTCAGACTACTTTGGTGCTTACCGCAGTGAAGCGGTTATTTCAGTGGGTTACGGTCAACGTTTATTCGAAAATGATGACATGTATCTTAACGCTGAAATAGGTCCCGGTGTAAAACGTTTTGAGCACCAAGACGATAGCACTGAGCTTGACGATGATGGTGAACTACTTGCTGGTACTTCTGAGAGTGAGTTCATCGGTGTTGGTAAACTAGATTACCAATGGCAGATCTCAGAAAACGCACGTTTTACACAGCTTATTGCGGTTGAATATGGTGATACCAACACTAAAACAACGTCTGAAACGGCGTTGCTGACCAAAATCAACGGTTCTCTGCAGATGAAAGTGGCATACAACATCATCCACAACTCAGACGTAGCAGACGATAAAGAAAATACTGACACAGAAACCTCACTTACTTTGGTTTACAGTTTCTAACAAGTATCTTGTCAAAGGGCACCTCAGTGCCCTTTTAATTCTTCCAAACTTCGGTAGAATGCCTGAAGTTTAACAAAAATCCACAATGGAAGAGATTTACGTGAAGTTCCTCAGACTACTACTCCTCTCAATGCTTTTTTTGATCTCACATCAAACAATAGCGGTAACACCCAGTAAACAGCAAATAGAGCAGTTTAAAAAGCTCCCCAAAGCACAGCAAGAAGCCTTAGCAAAACGTTATGGTTTCGATGTAAGTGCGTTAGATAGCAACAAAAAAGGTGATAAAAAGAACGAAGAGAAGGAATCTTCGATTTTACCACGTGACAAAAAGGGGTTACTGGAAGAGGAAGAAGAAGAGGATAAATTCAAACCAAAATTAGAAGAGCTTAAGCCTTTTGGTTATGAGCTCTTTGCTGGTGAGCCTACGACTTTTATTCCTTCTGAGTTGGCTGCTATTCCTGATACTTACTTGCTTGGGATTGGAGATACAGTACAAATCAACCTGTATGGTAAAACCAATGAAGAGCACGAAGTACAAATCGATCGTGAAGGACGTCTCGCAATTCCTAACCTAAGCCCAATTCATGTAATTGGCTTATCATTTAAGGAATTGAAAGCACTGATCTCGAAAAAAATCTCTGAGGAAATGATCGGTGTTCAAGCTTTCGTCTCGATGGGTGAGCTAAACCCTATGCGCATCATGGTAGTGGGTGAAGCCTATAAGCCTGGTAGCTATACAGTGTCTCCTCTCGCCACTGTCACACATGCTCTGTTTGTTTCTGGTGGAGTGAGTGATAATGGTTCGCTGAGAAAAATCCAAGTCAAAAGGGCTGGTAAGCTAGTTACTACCTTCGATCTCTATGACTTATTGCTATTTGGTGATAGCTCTGATGATGTAGTTTTAAAGCCTGGCGATGTTGTATTTATTCCGCCAGCAGCTAAGAAAATAAAAGTAAAAGGTGAAGTTAACCGTCAAGCAATCTTTGAGCTTAAAGAATCTGACTCGCTTGAGAGTGTGATGGCTATGTCAGGAGGCTTCAAAGCTAATGCAAATAAATCGAAAGTGGTTGTCTCACGCTACAACGGTGATGGAAGGCGTATCACCCTAAACTACAACTTTACTGAAAACACAAGCTACAAACCACAAAACGGTGATGAAATTTCGGTCAACGCGGCTTCAACTCGTTTCCAAAATACCGTTACTGTAGTTGGTGCGGTAACCAGCCCAGGTCATTATGAATGGCATCAGGGTAAGACACTCAAAGATATCTTCAGTGCGCCACGTGAAGACTTGCTATCCATTGCAGATTTTGGTTACTCATTGATTATTCGTGAAGTTAACTTTGAAGGCGACATCGCTATCCATCAGTTTTCTTTACAAGATATTTTTAACGGTAAAGCGGGAGATATAGAGCTCGCGTCTAACGATACAATCGTCGTATTTAGCCGTTATCAGCTTAAAGAAGAAGAAGAACAGTTATTAGAAGACCTCGCGTATAACAAAGAGCAACTGAAACTACGCGAAAACGTGAAGTTATGGGAGCAATTTGAGCGTGATGAGTTCTTAAAATATATTGGTTTGAAAGAAGATGAACTATTTGAGCTTGAGGAAGAAGTTAAATTAATCACAAGTATTGATGCACTTTTTCAAAAGCCTGAGGAAGTAGAAGAAGAAGACTATGCGGTATTTAGTCGTCAAAAACTACTTGCGCCAATTGTTGCTAAGCTACAGCGGCAGGCAACACCTAGCGAACCTGCAAAATTATTTGCAGTAAACGGTCAAGTTAAGTTTCCTGGTGTTTATCCATTATCTGAAAATGCAGATTTCCAAAAAGCGGTGCAAGCTGGCGGTGGATTTCTAGAAGCTGCGTATCTTGAGCAGGTTGAGCTAACTCGTGTTGTTTATAATGATGGTAAACAGGTTGAACATATCCAACTCAACGGTTTGAACGAGTTGGCTAATCCAACTCAAATACTGACGAGCAAAGATACTGTTAACATTTTCCCAAGACCTAATTGGCAAGAAAGACTACAAGTTAAGGTTGTTGGTGAGGTTAAGTTCCCTGGGACGTACACTATTAAACGTGGTGAGACACTTGATAGCCTACTAGAAAGAGTTGGTGGCTTTAATCAATTTGCACATAAAGAAGCGGCAATTTTTACGCGTGAATCTATCAAGCGTAAGGAAACTTCGCAAATTCAACGCCTAACTCAAGAGTTAAGACGCGATATCATTACTAATACTTTCCAAAAAAGTGCCACTGCAAATACTTCTATGCCATATGAAGATATGGATCAAATATTAAAGGATTTATCGAAGGTTGAGGCGTTAGGACGTTTGGTTATTGATCTTGATAAACGGTCAACCCAATCTTTGCAGTTAGAAGATGGTGATGCGTTATATATCCCAGCGATGCAAGACTCTGTTAGTGTCATTGGTGAGGTTAACCTGGCTGCAACACACTTATTCGATTCATCCAAGTCTGTTGATGACTACATTAAAGCTAGCGGTGGATTAAAGCAAAAAGCGGATGATGAACGTATTTATATCATTAAAGCTAATGGTTCAGTTGAATTACCAAGTTCAGGATCCTGGTTTGCAGTCAGCAGCCATGGAGGCCAACTAGCGCCGGGCGACACGATCGTTGTACCTCTAGACGCTCAACATATTGATAGCTTGACACTGTGGAGTACAGCGACACAGATTATTTATCAGCTTGGCTTAGCTGCGGCTTCAATTGCAACGCTTAACAAATAATGGATAACAATAAACAGATGACTGAAGCTGATATCATTAAAAAAAATGAAGTTGATTTGACTGAAATTTTGTCAGTGCTTTGGAGAGGAAAGTGGTTAATTATATTAATCACTGCTGTATTTGCTGTATCCAGTGTGTTTTTTGCACTTTCTCTACCGAATACTTATAAAGCGACAGTATTACTTTCACCTGTTGAAGATACTCAAGGCGGCATGCTCTCAAATCTGAAGTCGGAGTTTGGTGGCTTAGCAGCAATGGCAGGGGTGAATTTGGGGGGAAGAAAAGGTGATAAATCGGCTCTTGCGCTTCAAGTAATGCAAAGCCGCTCGTTTTTAAATAACTTTGTTGAAAAATATGAGTTAAAGCCAAAACTGATGGCTACTGAGGGGTGGGATCTGGGCAGTAATCAGCTGATATATAACGCTAAAGTTTATGATAAAGAAGCTGGTATTTGGCTCAGAGATGTTGCAGCACCTTTTAAGCCTGAGCCAGGCATTCAAGAAGTCTTTGAACATATCAGAGCACAAAATTTAGCTGTGATAGAAGAAAAGGAAAAGGGACTAATTACGATTGCAATGACTCATTATTCCCCCTACTTAGCGAAGGAAATGGTGGAAAACATCGTTGTAGAAATTAACGATTACATGAAAGCTGAGGCAGTAGCAGAGTCCAATGTAAAAATAGAGTATTTGAAAAAGGCATTAGCGGAAACATCGGTTGCAGATATGCAGAAGATATTTTACCAGCTGATCGAGCAACAAGAGCAGACAAAGATGCTAGCGCAAACACAGTCGCAATATGTGTTTAAGACAATTGATCCTGCCATTCTACCGATCCAAAAAGCTGGACCAAAGCGTGCACTGATTTGTCTTGGTATTACTTTCCTAGGCAGCGTACTTGCGTTTGTTCTGTTATTATTTAGACATTTTGTGCTCAGAAAGTAATTTTTGGGTAGGATAGAGAGTTGTTATTTAGTGTTATTGGCAATTTAGTTTAAATTTAATTTCTATTACAATGGCGCGTTAATTAGATAATGATGGAAGCATGTGGATCTTTATGGTCATTTTCTTTGCATTTTTAGCATCGTACTGTTCAATTTTTATGATTAAGCCTGTCGCTGAGCGTTTTGGCTTAGTTGACGTACCCTGCAGCCGAAAAAAGCATGTGGGTGCTATTCCGCTTATCGGTGGTGTATCGATTTTTGTGGCAGTGTTGGCTTCAATCATTGTATTTTTGCCACTTGAGAAAAAGCTGATAGTTTACTTAATTTGTGCTGCTGCTATCGTCCTTCTTGGGGTAATTGACGATTATCGCCAATTAGGAGTCAAGATCCGTTTAGGTGTTCAGGCTTTAGTTGCACTTATTATGATGTGGGGCTCCGACGCTTATATTCATAACTTGGGCAATTTGTTTGGATTTGGGTCTATTGACTTAGGGTTGTTAGGGATTCCTTTTACAGTCATTGCTGTTATTGCTGCTATAAATGCCTTTAACATGATTGATGGTATAGACGGCCTAGCTGGTGCCATGAGTATTACAACGTTTGCAGCCATTTTAATATTAATGGGGGTTAATGGTGGGCAGTTATCGGTTTTACCGTTAATCATTATTGCAACCATAGTTCCTTATCTCGCCTTCAACCTAGGCGTACTGGGTCACCGAAATAAGAAAATATTTATGGGTGATGCGGGCTCTATGTTCATTGGGCTGAGCGTCATTTGGTTGTTAATGATAGCTACTCAATCAGAAGTAGATAACGCTTTCAGTCCAGTTACTGCGCTTTGGATAATTGCTATTCCACTGATGGATATGATGGCAATTATCATTAGGCGTGTTAAAAAAGGCCATTCTCCATTCAAAGCAGACAGAGATCATTTACATCATGTCTTCATGCGTATAGGTTTTAGCTCCAGAAAGGCCTTAATTACGATATCAATGTTGGCTGTATTTCTTGCGTCGATAGGGATTGTTGGAGAGTTGATAGGTATTCCCCATTGGTTTATGTTAGTCTTATTTATCGGTATTTTTGCTGCCTATTCTGCTTGTATTCAACACGCATGGAAGGTAGCACGGTTTTTAAGAAAGCACGTCTTTATCAAAAAACAGAATTAAAGAGTAGTTCAATGACAAAAAATATGAAGGCAAAGAATAAACATAACGGCTTCACCATGATGGAGTTGTTAATTGTGATCGTAATTTTAGGCTTGCTAGCTTCATTAGTGGCACCAAAGTTTTTTGACAAGTTAGGTGATGCTGAAAAAGGGATCGCAACGTCACAAATGTCTGCGTTTGAAACTGCACTAGATACTTATCGCTTGGATGTTGGGAAATATCCAGAAAAGCTTTCTCAGTTGAGAAAGGATGATAATCCTCGATGGGATGGTCCATACTTACCAAAAGATATTCCTCTTGACCCATGGGGAAATGAATATATCTATGAAATACCAGGAAAAGATGGGAATCCATACACACTAAAAGCGTTGGGAGCTGATGGTAAAGAAGGTGGTACCGATAATGATGCAGATATTGTTCACCTATGAGTGAGTTACATCAGTTATTGGTTGAGTCTTTTCACGTCTCACCAAGCGAGCTATCAAAAGCGCTTGAGTACCAGCAAAAGTATGGCGGAAAATTAGAGCAGATTTTGGTAAATATGGGGGCGTTACCAGATGATCAGGTAACCCCTTTATTGTCTCAATATCTTCAAGTGCCTATCTTAGATCTGACTCAGTGGCTCGAAGAGCCTATAGTAGAGTTAAATGAGTCAACCATCGGTGACTTGGTGAAGTGGGGATGTTATCCACT
This portion of the Pseudoalteromonas sp. GCY genome encodes:
- a CDS encoding SLBB domain-containing protein, which translates into the protein MKFLRLLLLSMLFLISHQTIAVTPSKQQIEQFKKLPKAQQEALAKRYGFDVSALDSNKKGDKKNEEKESSILPRDKKGLLEEEEEEDKFKPKLEELKPFGYELFAGEPTTFIPSELAAIPDTYLLGIGDTVQINLYGKTNEEHEVQIDREGRLAIPNLSPIHVIGLSFKELKALISKKISEEMIGVQAFVSMGELNPMRIMVVGEAYKPGSYTVSPLATVTHALFVSGGVSDNGSLRKIQVKRAGKLVTTFDLYDLLLFGDSSDDVVLKPGDVVFIPPAAKKIKVKGEVNRQAIFELKESDSLESVMAMSGGFKANANKSKVVVSRYNGDGRRITLNYNFTENTSYKPQNGDEISVNAASTRFQNTVTVVGAVTSPGHYEWHQGKTLKDIFSAPREDLLSIADFGYSLIIREVNFEGDIAIHQFSLQDIFNGKAGDIELASNDTIVVFSRYQLKEEEEQLLEDLAYNKEQLKLRENVKLWEQFERDEFLKYIGLKEDELFELEEEVKLITSIDALFQKPEEVEEEDYAVFSRQKLLAPIVAKLQRQATPSEPAKLFAVNGQVKFPGVYPLSENADFQKAVQAGGGFLEAAYLEQVELTRVVYNDGKQVEHIQLNGLNELANPTQILTSKDTVNIFPRPNWQERLQVKVVGEVKFPGTYTIKRGETLDSLLERVGGFNQFAHKEAAIFTRESIKRKETSQIQRLTQELRRDIITNTFQKSATANTSMPYEDMDQILKDLSKVEALGRLVIDLDKRSTQSLQLEDGDALYIPAMQDSVSVIGEVNLAATHLFDSSKSVDDYIKASGGLKQKADDERIYIIKANGSVELPSSGSWFAVSSHGGQLAPGDTIVVPLDAQHIDSLTLWSTATQIIYQLGLAAASIATLNK
- a CDS encoding mechanosensitive ion channel family protein, which encodes MEAVWKWVNENSDLILHYVLQGVIALIIFFVGLKLAKFSADLTEKAFSKRKVDKAVGSFVANIAYAIVFAATLLMALSQVGIETTSFIAILGAAGLAVGLALQGSLSNFASGVLIIMLRPFKSGDYIEAGGRAGSVQKIEIFSTELRTPDNKVIVMPNSSIMSGAIVNYSREKTRRIDLVIGVGYDADLREAKAVLKSVLDNEPRILKEPAYTVAVLELADSSVNFVVRPWVKTEEYWPTYFTLVENIKIALDEADITIPFPQMDVHLHKDQ
- the gspG gene encoding type II secretion system major pseudopilin GspG, whose amino-acid sequence is MTKNMKAKNKHNGFTMMELLIVIVILGLLASLVAPKFFDKLGDAEKGIATSQMSAFETALDTYRLDVGKYPEKLSQLRKDDNPRWDGPYLPKDIPLDPWGNEYIYEIPGKDGNPYTLKALGADGKEGGTDNDADIVHL
- the wecA gene encoding UDP-N-acetylglucosamine--undecaprenyl-phosphate N-acetylglucosaminephosphotransferase; this translates as MWIFMVIFFAFLASYCSIFMIKPVAERFGLVDVPCSRKKHVGAIPLIGGVSIFVAVLASIIVFLPLEKKLIVYLICAAAIVLLGVIDDYRQLGVKIRLGVQALVALIMMWGSDAYIHNLGNLFGFGSIDLGLLGIPFTVIAVIAAINAFNMIDGIDGLAGAMSITTFAAILILMGVNGGQLSVLPLIIIATIVPYLAFNLGVLGHRNKKIFMGDAGSMFIGLSVIWLLMIATQSEVDNAFSPVTALWIIAIPLMDMMAIIIRRVKKGHSPFKADRDHLHHVFMRIGFSSRKALITISMLAVFLASIGIVGELIGIPHWFMLVLFIGIFAAYSACIQHAWKVARFLRKHVFIKKQN
- a CDS encoding Wzz/FepE/Etk N-terminal domain-containing protein; this encodes MDNNKQMTEADIIKKNEVDLTEILSVLWRGKWLIILITAVFAVSSVFFALSLPNTYKATVLLSPVEDTQGGMLSNLKSEFGGLAAMAGVNLGGRKGDKSALALQVMQSRSFLNNFVEKYELKPKLMATEGWDLGSNQLIYNAKVYDKEAGIWLRDVAAPFKPEPGIQEVFEHIRAQNLAVIEEKEKGLITIAMTHYSPYLAKEMVENIVVEINDYMKAEAVAESNVKIEYLKKALAETSVADMQKIFYQLIEQQEQTKMLAQTQSQYVFKTIDPAILPIQKAGPKRALICLGITFLGSVLAFVLLLFRHFVLRK
- a CDS encoding DUF481 domain-containing protein, which gives rise to MKLKVLTCCILVAASANAAAEGKAKKPKKVWDVTSEVGAIITSGNTETTTLKGGIKAKHNLTNWNNEYKLDGFYKEDTRENDAGVDVTSRTNEKYSASVQGNYKLNEDNSHLFVFGSYVSDYFGAYRSEAVISVGYGQRLFENDDMYLNAEIGPGVKRFEHQDDSTELDDDGELLAGTSESEFIGVGKLDYQWQISENARFTQLIAVEYGDTNTKTTSETALLTKINGSLQMKVAYNIIHNSDVADDKENTDTETSLTLVYSF